One genomic window of Nicotiana sylvestris chromosome 10, ASM39365v2, whole genome shotgun sequence includes the following:
- the LOC104239989 gene encoding myb-related protein 306-like, whose translation MGRPPCCDKIGVKKGPWTPEEDIILVSYIQEHGPGNWRAVPTNTGLLRCSKSCRLRWTNYLRPGIKRGNFTEHEEKMIIHLQALLGNRWAAIASYLPQRTDNDIKNYWNTHLQKKLKIQGHDHKEKSSSSSSQSISKGQWERRLQTDIHTAKQALSDALSLNKITTDFSPNINPSTNSFPVQTSTNTYASSADNISRLLQNWMKNSPKSSQSISNNSTTSQCSFNNLSIGTSSSSSPSEGTMNAPTPEGLDSLFSFNSSYNSDVSQSMSADEVVAFTPENAGIFQVESNKQYLPNFKDENGFLFQEGISKQNLETEVPLTLLENWLFDDSNVQTQEELMGIGRGMEWL comes from the exons ATGGGAAGGCCACCTTGTTGTGATAAAATTGGTGTGAAAAAAGGACCATGGACACCAGAAGAAGATATCATTTTGGTATCATATATTCAAGAACATGGTCCTGGCAACTGGAGAGCTGTTCCTACTAATACTG GATTGCTTAGATGCAGCAAGAGTTGCAGACTTAGATGGACTAACTATCTGCGTCCAGGCATCAAGCGTGGCAACTTTACCGAGCATGAAGAGAAAATGATTATTCACCTACAAGCTCTTCTTGGCAACAG ATGGGCAGCCATAGCTTCATATCTTCCACAAAGAACAGACAATGACATAAAAAATTACTGGAATACTCATTTGCAAAAGAAGCTTAAGATTCAAGGTCATGATCATAAggaaaaatcatcatcatcatcatctcaATCAATCTCAAAAGGACAGTGGGAGAGGAGACTTCAAACAGACATCCACACAGCTAAACAAGCTCTTTCTGATGCTTTATCCCTTAACAAAATAACCACTGATTTCTCACCAAATATTAATCCTAGTACTAATTCTTTTCCTGTCCAAACATCTACTAATACCTATGCATCTAGTGCCGATAACATCTCTCGATTGCTTCAAAATTGGATGAAAAATTCCCCTAAATCATCTCAAAGCATATCTAATAACTCAACCACTAGCCAGTGTTCTTTCAACAATTTATCAATCGGGACGAGTTCGAGTTCTAGTCCTAGTGAAGGGACCATGAATGCACCAACACCAGAGGGATTAGACTCACTCTTTAGCTTCAATTCATCCTATAATTCTGATGTTTCTCAGTCCATGTCGGCGGACGAGGTTGTTGCTTTCACACCTGAGAATGCTGGAATTTTCCAAGTCGAAAGCAATAAACAATATTTGCCAAATTTCAAGGATGAAAATGGATTTTTATTCCAAGAAGGAATTAGCAAACAAAATTTGGAGACGGAAGTACCCTTAACTTTGCTGGAAAATTGGCTCTTTGATGATTCTAATGTACAAACACAAGAAGAGCTAATGGGAATTGGAAGAGGCATGGAATGGCTTTGA